The proteins below are encoded in one region of Rhododendron vialii isolate Sample 1 chromosome 7a, ASM3025357v1:
- the LOC131333985 gene encoding replication factor C subunit 3-like → MGKTMLAVARKLYGMQMHNMVLELNASDECGIDIVRQQIHDFASTQIFSFGSKTKAERQCYHPCGGSETITKTPPQPQDCKMLAMAQNHHNSQDWKHN, encoded by the exons ATGGGCAAGACGATGCTTGCGGTGGCCCGAAAACTGTACGGGATGCAAATGCACAACATGGTCTTGGAGCTGAATGCGTCGGACGAATGTGGGATCGATATTGTTAGGCAGCAGATTCATGATTTTGCTAGCACTCAGATCTTCTCTTTTGG GTCAAAGACGAAGGCGGAGAGGCAGTGCTACCACCCTTGTGGTGGTTCAGAAACCATAACAAAGACGCCACCACAACCCCAAGATTGCAAGATGCTCGCCATGGCACAAAACCACCACAACTCCCAAGATTGGAAGCACAATTAG